One stretch of Patescibacteria group bacterium DNA includes these proteins:
- the uppP gene encoding undecaprenyl-diphosphatase UppP, whose amino-acid sequence MEIIQSIILGAVQGITEFLPISSSGHLLIFPRVFGWQEQGIEFDAAVHLATLLAVFFYFWKDLKNIVVKKSSRRLGWIIVAGSIPAFVFGFILKFVPEESYRSNTIVIISLIGWGIVMYLVDSFYRNHKNTTGVTAVSVKQGIYTGLAQAIALIPGTSRSGITITAGLAQGLDRPTAARFSFLLGIPTIAAAGGLAFIELLTNDGGWSNILNAGIGLVSAFITGYFSIKFMLGFLEKHGLWPFALYRVLLGAVLIYLFIL is encoded by the coding sequence ATGGAAATTATTCAGTCAATTATTCTTGGCGCCGTCCAGGGTATTACCGAATTTTTGCCGATTTCATCAAGCGGCCATTTGCTGATATTCCCGCGGGTGTTTGGCTGGCAAGAACAGGGAATTGAATTTGATGCCGCCGTACATTTAGCAACGCTTCTTGCGGTGTTTTTTTATTTTTGGAAAGATTTAAAGAATATTGTTGTTAAAAAAAGTTCCCGCCGACTTGGCTGGATTATTGTCGCCGGAAGTATACCGGCTTTTGTCTTCGGTTTCATATTAAAATTCGTACCCGAAGAATCCTATCGTTCGAATACGATTGTGATAATTTCCCTCATCGGCTGGGGCATAGTAATGTATCTAGTTGATTCTTTTTATCGTAATCATAAAAATACCACCGGCGTCACCGCAGTCAGCGTGAAGCAGGGGATATATACCGGGCTCGCGCAGGCGATTGCCCTGATTCCCGGCACCTCCAGATCGGGCATCACCATAACGGCCGGACTTGCCCAGGGCCTGGATCGGCCAACCGCGGCGCGTTTTTCCTTTTTGCTTGGTATCCCGACCATCGCGGCCGCCGGCGGACTCGCGTTTATTGAATTGTTGACGAATGACGGCGGGTGGTCTAACATTTTGAATGCCGGCATCGGATTGGTTTCGGCATTTATCACCGGCTATTTTTCAATAAAATTCATGCTCGGTTTCCTAGAAAAGCATGGCCTCTGGCCATTTGCCCTGTACCGCGTTTTGCTTGGCGCCGTCCTGATTTATCTTTTTATACTATGA
- the mnmA gene encoding tRNA 2-thiouridine(34) synthase MnmA, which yields MKKRVCVAMSGGVDSSVSAALLKHRGYDVVGAFIVNWSDTKNLKGECAWREERRDAMRVAARLDIPLHTLNFEKQYDKFVVDYMFREYRAGRTPNPDILCNKFIKFGLFLEAADKLGCKYIATGHYARVKKTGNQCHLLKGVDPDKDQSYFLYTLDQSVLKRVIFPVGGLRKPQVRALARQFKLPVSDKAESMGICFIGKVNIEDFLKQKIKSRPGDILDIDGKKIGRHRGIYYYTLGQRHGFGIKGGGIYYIAAKDPKRNTLTVVDRQNHPALFKKEILLTDLSWTSEPAATTFACRAKIRYRQPDQACRVIIKSNTRARVIFSKPQWAVAPGQSVVFYKGSRCLGGGIVK from the coding sequence ATGAAAAAGCGTGTTTGCGTCGCAATGTCCGGGGGCGTTGACTCATCAGTCAGCGCCGCTTTATTAAAACACAGGGGCTATGATGTCGTCGGCGCGTTTATTGTGAACTGGTCGGATACGAAAAATCTGAAAGGCGAATGCGCCTGGCGTGAGGAGCGGCGCGATGCAATGCGCGTCGCCGCCAGACTGGATATCCCTCTCCATACTTTGAATTTTGAAAAACAGTATGACAAATTCGTGGTTGATTATATGTTTCGCGAATACCGCGCCGGACGGACGCCGAATCCGGATATTTTATGCAATAAATTTATTAAATTTGGACTCTTCCTCGAGGCCGCGGACAAGCTTGGCTGCAAATATATCGCCACCGGACATTACGCGCGCGTTAAAAAAACCGGCAATCAATGCCACCTGCTCAAGGGCGTTGATCCGGACAAGGACCAGTCATATTTTCTTTATACGCTAGATCAATCGGTTCTCAAGCGGGTGATTTTTCCGGTTGGCGGTTTGCGCAAGCCGCAAGTTCGCGCACTGGCCCGGCAATTCAAACTGCCGGTATCGGACAAGGCCGAGAGCATGGGCATTTGTTTTATTGGCAAAGTAAATATTGAAGATTTTTTAAAACAAAAAATTAAATCAAGACCCGGTGATATTCTGGACATTGACGGCAAAAAAATTGGCCGGCATCGCGGTATTTATTATTATACCCTCGGACAGCGGCACGGATTTGGCATCAAGGGCGGAGGAATATATTACATCGCGGCCAAGGATCCGAAGAGGAATACTCTAACCGTGGTTGACCGGCAAAATCATCCGGCATTGTTTAAAAAAGAAATTTTATTAACCGATTTATCTTGGACTTCGGAACCCGCAGCCACGACGTTCGCTTGCCGCGCCAAGATTCGTTATCGCCAGCCGGACCAGGCCTGCCGAGTAATCATAAAATCTAATACCCGGGCACGAGTTATTTTTAGCAAACCCCAATGGGCGGTCGCGCCGGGCCAGTCAGTGGTGTTTTACAAAGGTTCGCGGTGCCTGGGCGGCGGAATTGTAAAATAA
- the secF gene encoding protein translocase subunit SecF → MWVVKHKRIFYLVSSVIVIASIVSFALWQLNWGIDFTGGSLAEFRFNDNNRPTADQVRQDIGEFNLGNMTIQSAGDQDLLMRFQFLSAEQKESVANTLTDKYGNVESLRFDSIGPIIGEELRVKTLYAIVGVLFAIVLYVAYTFRKVSRPISSWKYGLLTIISGFHDVIIPIGVFAILGKFFDVEVNAPFVAAILTILGYSINDTIVVFDRVRENLIRNDWDFDELVGRSINQTFARSINTTLTTLLALISIYFFGGATIKDFTGVLIIGIATGAYSSIFIASPLLVTWEKLRNKA, encoded by the coding sequence ATGTGGGTCGTGAAACATAAAAGAATTTTTTACCTCGTCTCGTCGGTTATTGTAATTGCAAGCATTGTCTCATTTGCCCTGTGGCAGCTGAACTGGGGGATTGATTTCACGGGCGGCAGTCTGGCGGAATTTCGATTCAATGATAACAACCGGCCAACGGCTGACCAGGTGCGCCAGGATATCGGCGAATTCAATCTCGGCAATATGACCATCCAGTCCGCCGGAGACCAGGACCTGCTGATGCGTTTCCAGTTCCTGAGCGCGGAGCAGAAAGAATCCGTCGCAAACACACTGACCGATAAATATGGAAATGTTGAGTCTTTGCGTTTCGACAGCATTGGTCCGATTATCGGCGAGGAATTGCGGGTTAAAACTCTCTATGCGATTGTCGGCGTGTTGTTCGCAATCGTGTTATACGTCGCATATACGTTTCGCAAGGTTTCACGACCGATTTCTTCGTGGAAATACGGCCTTCTGACAATCATCTCGGGTTTTCATGATGTAATCATTCCAATCGGTGTATTTGCGATTCTTGGAAAATTCTTTGACGTGGAAGTCAACGCGCCATTTGTTGCCGCAATTCTTACCATCCTGGGTTATTCCATTAATGATACCATCGTGGTATTTGACCGTGTCCGCGAAAATTTAATCAGAAATGACTGGGATTTTGACGAGCTCGTCGGCCGGAGCATCAATCAGACCTTCGCCCGCTCAATCAATACTACCCTGACAACCCTGCTTGCCCTGATCTCGATTTACTTCTTCGGCGGCGCGACGATCAAGGACTTTACCGGTGTGCTGATTATCGGCATTGCCACCGGCGCCTATTCGTCAATATTCATCGCCAGCCCGCTTCTGGTTACGTGGGAAAAATTGCGCAATAAAGCCTAA
- the secD gene encoding protein translocase subunit SecD translates to MPTSRQPTKRIYTKITVLVLVILFILAGFLDYPPVWSKIADSINNVVAVNMPHFFNIPFRLGLDLVGGTHLVYIADMAKIEEDSRDDALQGVRDVIERRVNAFGVAEPVVQTSKVGDSYRVVVELAGISDINEAIKMLGETPILEFKEANTEPPRELTAEESKALNDYNADAQKRANEILKKVLENPNDLASLARQYSEHQASKAKDGNLDFIGPVGEYQQLYEAILRFDAGTLIDTIINTDQYLYIARVDEKRTGESQVQASHLLICYSGAPYCESSLTKEEAFAKIQELKAKATVGNFDILTRENSTEPGASESAGDLGWFSRGEMVEDFENVVFNMPVNTISDVVETDFGYHLIYKKSERAVDEIRPTVIAIEKKSATDFVPAADEWKNTGLSGKHLVRSQVQFDQNTNEPMVALEFNDEGKDLFKDITERNVGKEVAIFLDGEPISIPVVNEAIRDGRAVIQGGFSVDEAKLLAQRLNAGALPVPIELVSEQTVGPALGSESLQKSLFAGLIGFLLVALFMIIYYRLPGFISVLSLAFYAVILLALFKLVPVTLSLSGLAGFILSLGMAVDANVLIFERLKEEIKSGRTLGSCVDEAFKRAWTSIRDGNLTTLIACALLFWFSSSVIKGFALTLGIGVIVSMFSAITVTRLILKLVIAWGPVRNNWRLLGAKPDKE, encoded by the coding sequence ATGCCAACAAGCAGGCAGCCGACAAAACGGATTTATACTAAAATTACGGTACTTGTACTCGTAATTTTGTTTATTTTAGCCGGGTTTTTAGATTATCCGCCGGTTTGGAGTAAAATCGCTGACAGCATTAATAATGTGGTGGCCGTAAACATGCCCCATTTCTTCAATATCCCTTTTCGGCTGGGATTGGATTTAGTTGGCGGTACGCACCTTGTTTATATCGCTGACATGGCCAAGATCGAAGAGGATTCGCGCGATGATGCGCTTCAGGGCGTGCGCGATGTGATTGAACGGCGCGTCAACGCGTTTGGCGTTGCCGAACCGGTTGTTCAGACGTCCAAGGTAGGGGATTCATACCGAGTGGTGGTTGAGCTCGCCGGCATCAGCGACATTAACGAAGCCATTAAGATGCTTGGCGAGACTCCGATTCTTGAATTCAAGGAAGCCAACACCGAACCCCCGCGCGAGCTTACGGCCGAGGAATCGAAGGCCTTGAACGATTATAATGCCGATGCGCAAAAACGGGCGAATGAAATTCTGAAAAAAGTTTTGGAAAATCCAAACGATTTGGCGTCTTTGGCACGACAATATTCAGAACACCAGGCCTCCAAGGCAAAAGACGGAAATCTAGATTTCATCGGTCCAGTGGGCGAATATCAACAGCTCTATGAAGCCATACTAAGATTCGATGCCGGTACGTTGATTGATACGATTATTAACACGGATCAATATCTTTATATTGCCAGAGTGGACGAGAAGAGAACCGGTGAATCGCAGGTTCAGGCAAGCCATCTTTTGATTTGTTATTCCGGCGCACCTTATTGTGAAAGCTCGCTCACTAAGGAAGAGGCATTCGCCAAAATTCAGGAACTCAAGGCCAAGGCAACGGTCGGCAATTTTGATATTTTAACGCGTGAGAATTCCACTGAACCCGGGGCGTCCGAGAGCGCCGGGGACCTTGGGTGGTTTAGCCGCGGAGAAATGGTTGAGGATTTTGAGAATGTGGTTTTCAACATGCCGGTGAACACAATCTCCGACGTCGTTGAGACAGATTTTGGTTATCATCTTATATATAAGAAGTCTGAACGCGCGGTTGATGAAATCCGGCCCACGGTCATTGCTATTGAAAAAAAGTCGGCAACCGATTTTGTTCCCGCGGCTGATGAGTGGAAAAATACCGGACTTTCAGGCAAGCATCTGGTGCGCTCGCAGGTTCAATTTGATCAAAATACCAATGAACCCATGGTCGCCCTGGAATTCAATGACGAGGGAAAAGACCTTTTTAAAGATATTACCGAACGCAATGTCGGTAAAGAAGTCGCGATTTTCTTGGATGGCGAACCGATTAGCATACCGGTGGTCAACGAGGCAATTCGCGACGGACGCGCCGTAATTCAGGGCGGATTTAGCGTAGATGAGGCGAAATTATTGGCCCAGCGCCTCAATGCCGGCGCTTTGCCGGTGCCAATTGAACTGGTTTCCGAGCAGACGGTCGGTCCGGCGCTCGGTTCAGAATCATTGCAGAAGAGCCTGTTCGCTGGATTAATCGGATTTTTGCTGGTCGCGCTGTTTATGATTATTTATTATCGCCTGCCGGGTTTTATTTCCGTGCTTTCGCTCGCTTTTTATGCCGTTATATTGCTTGCGCTTTTTAAACTTGTTCCGGTTACACTGTCGTTGTCCGGTTTAGCCGGCTTCATTCTGTCCCTCGGCATGGCGGTTGATGCAAATGTTCTGATTTTTGAACGGCTTAAGGAAGAAATCAAGAGCGGCCGGACGCTTGGTTCATGCGTCGATGAAGCGTTTAAACGCGCCTGGACATCAATCCGTGACGGCAATCTGACGACACTCATCGCCTGCGCTTTGCTCTTCTGGTTCAGCTCGAGCGTAATTAAGGGTTTCGCCTTAACACTAGGAATCGGCGTTATTGTCAGCATGTTTTCCGCAATTACCGTTACGCGCTTAATTTTGAAATTAGTCATTGCCTGGGGTCCGGTGCGCAATAATTGGCGGCTCCTGGGCGCTAAACCCGACAAGGAGTGA
- a CDS encoding type IV secretion system DNA-binding domain-containing protein: protein MINYDHDHENEITLFAATNYRNRMKRFGIKTDDRRRHMYLLGKTGMGKTTMLENMMLADIYAGHGLAIVDPHGDTAEKLIDFIPPNRINDVIYFNPADSNFPIGFNVLESVDEEHRNLIANGMMGVFKKIWPDVWSPRMEYILNNCLLALLEYPGSTLLGINRILIDNEYRKRVVSSIKDPIVKTFWIDEYGRWEAKFRNEAISPIQNKVGQFLSASVIRNIVAQVKSSFNPRQVMDEGKIFIMNLSKGRIGEETSKLLGGLLTTKFQLAAMERVDMPEDDRRDFYLYVDEFQNFATESFANILSEARKYHLNLIMAHQYVEQLSEEVQAAVFGNVGTMIIFRIGAADADTFESEFMPKFTPQDLVNLNKWNVYLKLAIDGVTSEGFSATGLPPVANRTGSAERVIKVTRERYAVKKEVIQDKVLRWTGSEVSESEEGGQQVKIRSEVDGTAFIESSKKKNKPSYKYTCNRCGAIQELAIQLDPSRPIYCQKCLEEMKTQRGKGQGPTSEPRPGAIRPTATVAPIAKAPLVTKGDDQPEISLTEALGAKNENANRQE from the coding sequence ATGATCAACTACGACCACGATCACGAAAATGAAATAACGCTTTTTGCGGCGACCAATTACCGCAACCGCATGAAGCGTTTTGGCATTAAAACCGACGACCGGCGCCGGCACATGTATTTGCTTGGAAAAACCGGCATGGGAAAAACAACCATGCTTGAGAACATGATGCTCGCGGATATTTACGCCGGACACGGATTGGCAATCGTTGATCCGCACGGCGACACGGCGGAAAAATTGATTGATTTTATTCCGCCCAATCGCATCAATGATGTAATTTATTTTAACCCTGCGGATTCAAATTTCCCCATTGGATTTAATGTTCTTGAATCCGTGGATGAGGAGCATCGCAATCTGATTGCCAATGGCATGATGGGTGTATTCAAAAAAATCTGGCCAGATGTCTGGAGCCCTCGCATGGAATATATCCTGAATAATTGTTTACTCGCGCTTTTGGAATATCCGGGCAGCACATTGCTCGGCATCAACCGCATACTAATCGATAACGAATATCGAAAACGCGTAGTGAGCTCAATTAAAGATCCAATTGTCAAAACTTTTTGGATTGACGAGTACGGTCGTTGGGAAGCAAAATTCCGCAATGAGGCAATCTCACCAATCCAAAATAAAGTTGGCCAATTTTTATCCGCCTCGGTCATCCGGAATATCGTGGCGCAGGTAAAATCATCATTCAATCCGCGGCAGGTGATGGATGAGGGAAAAATTTTTATCATGAACCTTTCCAAGGGCCGCATCGGCGAGGAAACGAGTAAATTGCTTGGCGGTTTGTTAACTACAAAATTCCAACTCGCCGCAATGGAGCGGGTGGATATGCCCGAAGACGACCGCCGCGATTTTTATCTTTATGTTGACGAATTTCAGAATTTCGCCACCGAGAGTTTTGCCAATATATTATCCGAGGCCAGGAAATATCATCTTAACTTAATCATGGCCCATCAATATGTTGAACAGCTTTCCGAAGAGGTTCAGGCAGCGGTTTTTGGTAATGTGGGCACCATGATTATTTTTCGTATTGGCGCGGCCGACGCAGATACTTTCGAGAGCGAGTTCATGCCTAAATTTACGCCGCAGGATTTGGTAAATTTAAACAAGTGGAATGTTTATCTCAAACTCGCGATTGACGGCGTCACCTCCGAAGGTTTCAGCGCCACGGGTTTGCCGCCGGTTGCCAATCGCACCGGTTCGGCTGAACGAGTGATTAAAGTCACCCGTGAACGCTATGCGGTAAAAAAAGAAGTGATTCAAGACAAGGTTTTGCGTTGGACTGGTAGCGAAGTATCGGAAAGTGAAGAAGGCGGCCAGCAAGTAAAAATCAGGTCAGAAGTTGACGGCACGGCTTTTATTGAATCATCAAAAAAGAAAAATAAGCCAAGCTATAAATATACCTGCAATCGCTGCGGCGCGATTCAGGAGCTTGCGATTCAGCTGGATCCGAGCCGTCCGATTTATTGCCAAAAATGCCTTGAAGAGATGAAGACCCAGCGCGGAAAAGGTCAGGGACCGACCAGCGAACCGCGTCCAGGCGCGATACGCCCGACAGCGACAGTCGCTCCGATTGCCAAGGCGCCGCTTGTGACAAAAGGCGACGACCAACCTGAAATTTCGCTCACTGAAGCGCTTGGCGCAAAAAATGAAAATGCCAATAGGCAGGAATAA